AGAATGAACGACAACGAGAGGATCTTGATGAGCACAATCGTGGTTGGGTTTGTATTGACTGGCGAAGGCAAGGTGGCCCTTGACTGGGCGATAGACGAAGCAAAGCGTAGTGACGCGCGGCTGGTGATCATTCACTCCGCGCGGGGCGGTGATCACGACAAGGATGAAGATGTGATTGCCTACCGCGAGGCGGGGGAGCGTATCGAACAGCGGCTGCGTGACGAAGGTATCTCGAACTTCCGTCTGGCTGGCCTCGTGCTTGGAAACAAGCCGGTTGAAGATATCGTCGACGTCGCCAAATCCGAAGGCGCAGACTTGATTGTGATCGGGGTCAGACGACGCTCGAGCCTCGGCAAGCTCATCCTCGGAAGTAACGCCCAGGCGATCATTATGGAAGCGCCGTGCCCGGTGGTGACCGTCCGCGTTAGCGACCCGGTCGCCTAGCGGCGACTACCAAGCGATTGAACCCTTGACTCTGGCTGGACCG
The Acidimicrobiia bacterium DNA segment above includes these coding regions:
- a CDS encoding universal stress protein gives rise to the protein MSTIVVGFVLTGEGKVALDWAIDEAKRSDARLVIIHSARGGDHDKDEDVIAYREAGERIEQRLRDEGISNFRLAGLVLGNKPVEDIVDVAKSEGADLIVIGVRRRSSLGKLILGSNAQAIIMEAPCPVVTVRVSDPVA